From Lemur catta isolate mLemCat1 chromosome 19, mLemCat1.pri, whole genome shotgun sequence, a single genomic window includes:
- the SPACA4 gene encoding sperm acrosome membrane-associated protein 4: MVLGWLLLLVMTLPLGTTDVKECFFCELTDSTHCPATLMRCGEDENCYTGHGVAPSTGPIINKGCVHSTSCGHEEPVSYKGVTYSLISICCIGNLCNDAPGHEGSRTAGTAASLALGLGLLLPHRVL; encoded by the coding sequence ATGGTCCTCGGTTGGCTGCTGCTTCTGGTGATGACTCTGCCCCTGGGCACCACGGATGTCaaggaatgctttttctgtgagCTCACCGACTCCACACACTGCCCTGCCACCCTCATGCGCTGCGGCGAAGACGAGAACTGCTACACGGGCCACGGGGTCGCCCCAAGCACCGGTCCGATCATCAACAAGGGCTGTGTGCACTCCACCAGCTGTGGCCACGAGGAGCCCGTCTCCTACAAGGGCGTCACCTACAGCCTCATCTCCATCTGCTGCATCGGCAACCTGTGTAACGATGCCCCCGGCCACGAGGGCAGTCGGACAGCAGGGACCGCCGCCAGCCTGGCGCTGGGGCTGGGCTTGCTGCTTCCTCACCGCGTGCTTTGA
- the SULT2B1 gene encoding sulfotransferase 2B1, with the protein MDGPSESRIPALWDTYEDDISEISQKLPGEYFRYKGIPFPVGLYSPESISSAENAPDVRDDDIFIITYPKSGTTWMIEILCLILKDGDPSWIRSVPIWERAPWCETIMGAFSLPDQSSPRLMSSHLPIQIFTKAFFSSKAKVIYLGRNPRDVVVSLYHYSKIAGQLKDPGTPEQFLRDFLKGEVQFGSWFDHIKGWIRMQGKENFLFITYEELQEDLRGSVERVCEFLGRPLSEEALGSVLAHSTFGAMKANTMSNYTLLPPSLLDHRQGAFLRKGVSGDWKNHFTVAQSEAFDRVYREQMRGMPTFPWDKAREEDALPDPNPEPSPQPSPRPGQASESPHP; encoded by the exons CCAGAAGTTGCCAGGTGAATACTTCAGGTACAAAGGCATCCCCTTCCCCGTCGGCCTGTACTCACCCGAGAGCATCAGCTCAGCGGAGAACGCCCCCGACGTGCGAGACGACGACATTTTCATCATCACCTACCCCAAGTCAG GCACCACTTGGATGATCGAGATCCTCTGCTTAATCCTGAAGGACGGGGACCCCTCCTGGATCCGCTCGGTGCCCATCTGGGAGCGGGCGCCCTGGTGTGAGACCATCATGGGCGCCTTCAGCCTCCCGGACCAGTCCAGCCCCCGCCTCATGAGCTCCCACCTTCCCATCCAGATCTTCACCAAGGCCTTCTTCAGCTCCAAGGCCAAG GTGATCTACCTGGGCCGGAACCCCCGAGACGTGGTGGTCTCCCTCTATCATTACTCCAAGATTGCTGGGCAGCTGAAGGACCCCGGCACGCCCGAGCAGTTCCTGCGGGACTTCCTCAAAGGCGAAG TGCAGTTTGGCTCCTGGTTCGACCACATTAAGGGCTGGATTCGGATGCAGGGCAAAGAGAACTTCCTGTTCATCACCTATGAGGAGCTGCAGGAG GACCTCCGGGGCTCTGTGGAGCGCGTCTGCGAGTTCCTGGGCCGGCCGCTAAGCGAGGAGGCGCTGGGCTCCGTCCTGGCACACTCGACCTTCGGGGCCATGAAGGCCAACACCATGTCCAACTACACACTGCTGCCCCCCAGCCTGCTGGACCACCGCCAGGGGGCCTTCCTTCGGAAAG GGGTCTCCGGTGACTGGAAGAACCACTTCACGGTGGCGCAGAGCGAAGCCTTCGATCGAGTCTACCGCGAGCAGATGCGGGGGATGCCGACCTTCCCGTGGGACAAGGCCCGGGAGGAGGACGCCCTCCCGGATCCCAACCCggagcccagcccccagcccagccccaggcccggcCAGGCCTCTGAGTCCCCCCACCCGTGA